From a region of the Triticum aestivum cultivar Chinese Spring chromosome 7D, IWGSC CS RefSeq v2.1, whole genome shotgun sequence genome:
- the LOC123168093 gene encoding germin-like protein 5-1 has translation MAAATLLLVLTVVALVSGHGEAFDPNPLQDFCVADTTSKVRVNGVPCKDPAAAVADDFFFAGVDKPGGSAASKRYGFSALTVQIPGLNTLGESHARVDVAPGGVFPPHYHPRASETALVLEGSVYFGFVSSYPDNRLFAKVLRKGDVFAVPQGLVHFLYNNGSVPAAIYASLSSQNAGLVLLGDALFAGAIPDDLLAKSLLTDRHTVGSIRANFRRP, from the exons ATGGCTGCTGCGACGTTGCTCCTGGTGCTAACGGTCGTCGCCCTCGTCTCCGGTCATGGCGAGGCCTTCGACCCTAACCCTCTCCAGGACTTCTGCGTCGCCGACACCACGTCCAAAG TGCGCGTGAACGGGGTGCCGTGCAAGgacccggcggcggcggtggcggacgacTTCTTCTTCGCCGGCGTGGACAAGCCGGGCGGCAGCGCGGCGAGCAAGCGGTACGGGTTCTCGGCGCTGACGGTGCAGATCCCGGGCCTGAACACGCTGGGCGAGTCTCACGCCCGCGTCGACGTGGCGCCGGGGGGCGTCTTCCCGCCGCACTACCACCCGAGGGCGTCCGAGACGGCGCTGGTGCTGGAGGGCTCCGTCTACTTCGGCTTCGTCTCCTCCTACCCGGACAACCGGCTCTTCGCCAAGGTGCTCCGCAAGGGCGACGTCTTCGCCGTGCCGCAGGGGCTCGTGCACTTCCTCTACAATAATGGGAGCGTGCCCGCCGCGATCTACGCCTCCCTCAGCAGCCAGAACGCCGGGCTGGTGCTCCTCGGCGACGCGCTCTTCGCCGGGGCCAtccccgacgacctcctcgccAAGTCACTCCTCACGGACCGGCACACCGTCGGGAGCATCCGGGCCAACTTCCGGCGGCCTTGA